A DNA window from Gasterosteus aculeatus chromosome 16, fGasAcu3.hap1.1, whole genome shotgun sequence contains the following coding sequences:
- the egfl6 gene encoding epidermal growth factor-like protein 6 isoform X1 gives MQLLTLHLAALYFIVHISSASGGVHRPSRQVLTGNQPGVCRYGRRLECCYGWKKNSKGQCEAQCDHGCKHGECVGPNKCKCFPGHSGKTCNQDLNECGLKPRPCEHRCMNTYGSYKCYCLNGYTVMPDGSCANSRTCSAAHCQYGCEEVQEEIRCLCPSAGLQLGQDRRTCIDIDECVTGNNLCPYNRQCVNTFGSYFCKCRSGYDLKYVEGKYDCVDLDECASSTHKCSHHAVCANTRGSYKCSCKSGFRGNGFECSAKPFYQRSWDGDKGSADEFLNVIQDSQVKPGILGGTLDNDDIKNIITEPVATPAPNIHQQPFDYDGEVYIGPGTDQGQVDEIPEEEEEEEEKEEEENNQLNPRGDVFISEEFESVFGPATEVKEFHITPVQEEFIIDCNFDQGACEWVQDKADDMDWSVAYHNSAEYYMAMSGLLGESEDTAKLKLLLSDKAQQGSFCLTFDYRVVGRNVGTLRVLLGNSAYPVWEQSQSRDQGWQTELLTVAWKEEAPQSVVFEAQRGKEVGGEIGLDNVVLTSGPCQDDVSPFV, from the exons ATGCAGCTGCTCACCTTGCACCTCGCCGCTCTTTATTTCATTGTCCACATCTCCTCTGCAAGCGGGGGAGTCCATAG ACCCTCCCGACAAGTCCTCACTGGAAACCAACCAGGTGTTTGTCGCTATGGCAGGAGGCTGGAGTGTTGCTACGGCTGGAAGAAAAACAGTAAAGGACAGTGTGAAG CTCAGTGTGACCACGGCTGCAAGCACGGAGAGTGCGTTGGCCCCAACAAATGCAAGTGTTTCCCAGGGCACAGCGGGAAGACGTGCAATCAAG ATCTGAACGAGTGCGGCCTGAAACCTCGTCCATGTGAGCATCGCTGCATGAACACCTACGGCAGTTACAAATGCTACTGCCTCAACGGTTACACCGTAATGCCTGATGGATCGTGCGCAA ATTCCAGGACCTGCTCTGCGGCTCACTGTCAGTACGGTTGTGAGGAAGTTCAGGAGGAGATTCGCTGCCTCTGCCCGTCTGCAGGGCTGCAGCTGGGACAGGATCGGAGGACATGTatag ATATTGATGAATGTGTAACGGGGAATAACCTCTGCCCGTACAACCGGCAATGTGTGAACACCTTTGGAAGCTACTTCTGCAAATGCCGGAGTGGCTACGACTTGAAATACGTTGAGGGCAAATACGACTGCGTGG ACCTTGATGAGTGTGCATCCAGCACCCACAAGTGCAGCCACCACGCTGTCTGTGCCAACACTCGAGGATCCTACAAGTGCAGCTGCAAGTCTGGCTTCAGGGGCAACGGCTTTGAATGCTCTG CTAAGCCGTTTTATCAGAGGTCGTGGGATGGAGACAAAGGCAGCGCAGATGAGTTCCTCAATG TCATCCAGGACTCCCAAGTGAAGCCCGGGATTCTGGGAGGCACTCTGGACAACGATGACATCAAAAACATAATCACTGAACCGGTTGCAACGCCGGCTCCCAACATCCATCAGCAGCCTTTTGACTATGATGGAGAGGTCTACATTGGCCCCGGGACCGACCAGGGACAGGTGGATGAAATtcctgaggaagaagaagaggaggaggagaaggaagaagaggaaaacaacCAGCTTAATCCCAGAGGAGACGTTTTCA TATCAGAGGAGTTTGAATCCGTGTTTGGCCCTGCCACAGAAGTCAAAGAATTCCACATAACACCCGTTCAGGAAG AGTTCATCATCGATTGCAACTTTGATCAGGGAGCATGTGAGTGGGTCCAAGACAAGGCTGATGACATGGACTGGAGCGTCGCCTACCATAACA GTGCAGAATACTACATGGCCATGAGCGGGCTCCTAGGGGAGTCGGAGGATACGGCCAAGCTGAAGTTGCTTCTCAGTGACAAGGCCCAGCAGGGCAGCTTCTGCCTCACCTTTGACTACCGCGTGGTGGGCCGTAACGTGGGGACCCTCAGGGTGCTGCTAGGTAACAGCGCTTACCCCGTATGGGAGCAGAGCCAAAGCAGAGACCAAGGCTGGCAGACGGAGCTGCTCACTGTGGCCTGGAAGGAGGAAGCGCCGCAGTCT GTCGTCTTTGAAGCTCAGCGCGGGAAAGAGGTCGGAGGAGAGATTGGACTGGACAATGTTGTGCTGACCTCAGGGCCCTGTCAAGATGATGTCAGCCCATTCGTTTAA
- the egfl6 gene encoding epidermal growth factor-like protein 6 isoform X2: MQLLTLHLAALYFIVHISSASGGVHRPSRQVLTGNQPGVCRYGRRLECCYGWKKNSKGQCEAQCDHGCKHGECVGPNKCKCFPGHSGKTCNQDLNECGLKPRPCEHRCMNTYGSYKCYCLNGYTVMPDGSCANSRTCSAAHCQYGCEEVQEEIRCLCPSAGLQLGQDRRTCIDIDECVTGNNLCPYNRQCVNTFGSYFCKCRSGYDLKYVEGKYDCVDLDECASSTHKCSHHAVCANTRGSYKCSCKSGFRGNGFECSVIQDSQVKPGILGGTLDNDDIKNIITEPVATPAPNIHQQPFDYDGEVYIGPGTDQGQVDEIPEEEEEEEEKEEEENNQLNPRGDVFISEEFESVFGPATEVKEFHITPVQEEFIIDCNFDQGACEWVQDKADDMDWSVAYHNSAEYYMAMSGLLGESEDTAKLKLLLSDKAQQGSFCLTFDYRVVGRNVGTLRVLLGNSAYPVWEQSQSRDQGWQTELLTVAWKEEAPQSVVFEAQRGKEVGGEIGLDNVVLTSGPCQDDVSPFV; this comes from the exons ATGCAGCTGCTCACCTTGCACCTCGCCGCTCTTTATTTCATTGTCCACATCTCCTCTGCAAGCGGGGGAGTCCATAG ACCCTCCCGACAAGTCCTCACTGGAAACCAACCAGGTGTTTGTCGCTATGGCAGGAGGCTGGAGTGTTGCTACGGCTGGAAGAAAAACAGTAAAGGACAGTGTGAAG CTCAGTGTGACCACGGCTGCAAGCACGGAGAGTGCGTTGGCCCCAACAAATGCAAGTGTTTCCCAGGGCACAGCGGGAAGACGTGCAATCAAG ATCTGAACGAGTGCGGCCTGAAACCTCGTCCATGTGAGCATCGCTGCATGAACACCTACGGCAGTTACAAATGCTACTGCCTCAACGGTTACACCGTAATGCCTGATGGATCGTGCGCAA ATTCCAGGACCTGCTCTGCGGCTCACTGTCAGTACGGTTGTGAGGAAGTTCAGGAGGAGATTCGCTGCCTCTGCCCGTCTGCAGGGCTGCAGCTGGGACAGGATCGGAGGACATGTatag ATATTGATGAATGTGTAACGGGGAATAACCTCTGCCCGTACAACCGGCAATGTGTGAACACCTTTGGAAGCTACTTCTGCAAATGCCGGAGTGGCTACGACTTGAAATACGTTGAGGGCAAATACGACTGCGTGG ACCTTGATGAGTGTGCATCCAGCACCCACAAGTGCAGCCACCACGCTGTCTGTGCCAACACTCGAGGATCCTACAAGTGCAGCTGCAAGTCTGGCTTCAGGGGCAACGGCTTTGAATGCTCTG TCATCCAGGACTCCCAAGTGAAGCCCGGGATTCTGGGAGGCACTCTGGACAACGATGACATCAAAAACATAATCACTGAACCGGTTGCAACGCCGGCTCCCAACATCCATCAGCAGCCTTTTGACTATGATGGAGAGGTCTACATTGGCCCCGGGACCGACCAGGGACAGGTGGATGAAATtcctgaggaagaagaagaggaggaggagaaggaagaagaggaaaacaacCAGCTTAATCCCAGAGGAGACGTTTTCA TATCAGAGGAGTTTGAATCCGTGTTTGGCCCTGCCACAGAAGTCAAAGAATTCCACATAACACCCGTTCAGGAAG AGTTCATCATCGATTGCAACTTTGATCAGGGAGCATGTGAGTGGGTCCAAGACAAGGCTGATGACATGGACTGGAGCGTCGCCTACCATAACA GTGCAGAATACTACATGGCCATGAGCGGGCTCCTAGGGGAGTCGGAGGATACGGCCAAGCTGAAGTTGCTTCTCAGTGACAAGGCCCAGCAGGGCAGCTTCTGCCTCACCTTTGACTACCGCGTGGTGGGCCGTAACGTGGGGACCCTCAGGGTGCTGCTAGGTAACAGCGCTTACCCCGTATGGGAGCAGAGCCAAAGCAGAGACCAAGGCTGGCAGACGGAGCTGCTCACTGTGGCCTGGAAGGAGGAAGCGCCGCAGTCT GTCGTCTTTGAAGCTCAGCGCGGGAAAGAGGTCGGAGGAGAGATTGGACTGGACAATGTTGTGCTGACCTCAGGGCCCTGTCAAGATGATGTCAGCCCATTCGTTTAA